The nucleotide sequence TCCATTCAAATATTCTTTATTTAGTATTCCACGCAATCCTTCTTTACGTAACATTCTACCTCTCTAATAATTACGCATTCTAGTATTTTCATTCTAACTTCCTTCAACGTTAATCTTTCACATTTTCCATACAATCCCTTCTAATCATTCTAAATTTGGCATATCAAGCATGTACTCCGCTTTCTTACTAGATCCTTACTTTCCTTTAGTAATTCCATCACTATTAGCATAAACAATTGTATGTGTTAACGATCCTACCGATCGCATAATTCACATTTGACTCTCTCGTTAGTCAATTCTGACAAACGTAAGACATATACTCAGATTCCCATTCTTTCAAATTCTTATATTCCGTCATGTCCTTCATAGTACGCGTATTGATTTAACATGTTCCATACAATTCCCTAAAATCCTACTTTTACAACCTTAAGTCAATTCATGCTTCTTATGCATAGACGCTTAGTTGTTTCTCAGAGATCAATAGTGTTAACATATAACTTACGACTTAACCTTGTTTATTCGTGTTGTTATGTGAGACTATAAAGACATCAATATACACATATCAAAAATCATGATGTAATTGGCTTATAACCACACAGTCACCTAACCATCGTCACATATACATTCACATACACATGCTCCCACATGTAAGTGCTTTCATTAGTCACAAGCTTATGATATGCTCATAATGAAAATACTCATTTAACTACTTCGTTCCATATCTACACAATTCAACGTTCATCGTTCACAACACAATCAATCATCTATTACAACATCCTAATTCATGTTTCTTACCATGTTATCTTATCAAACCAATTTCCATTGGCAATTCATCTAACACACATTCTTATGCagatctattatctattatatcaTTATCATTTGTCTtcatatatttatccattgttagCATACAATTCCACTTACCATTCTCACCtaagcattttatcaaacatttgGTGGGCGTACCACTTTCTAAGTATAATGTACAAGTTTCCTAAGCATATTCCTCCCAAATTCATCTCATGAACCATTACATTCAAACAATTCACATTGTCATAACTTGCACATCACGTCTAACTACCAAAACTATCATGTAACATCTCATGCATCAACAAAATCACAATTTAACATCTTCACCATTTTACAATTCCAATTGGGTTTTACCACAAATCATTAATATGATCAAAACTGAGTACAATACAACTTCTATTTTCATACCAACCTCAAGCATATAATTAGTAACGTTAATACTATACGCATCTAAATTATGCTTACACACATTCTTACATGCATACGCACacatctacatacatacctacctTCCTGCATCtctacatacatacgtacactCACACGCAcctttatacatatatatatatacatacatttacATACACGCATACCTTCCTACATACTTGTTCGAGATTTTGCATACAACTTACATACCAGTACATTAATGGCTTGGGACCTAAACTTCGATTTAAAGCCCATAAACATTAAAGGAATGATAAAAATTACATTTGGGATGCtcaccgtagtccacggataacgTATTGAAGCCCACGTTGCATAATccacttaaataacaagatttcatgCACCATTTACGTGATCCTCTAatcaatacatatatatattcacatacacgtattttcacatgctattgcTCCATGATTCTACAATTAGCAAATTTCATTCGGAACATCTATCTAACATATTTTGAACATATCCTTTACTAATTAGCTCGTATGATTTACATTTAGCACATATTCGCCTCTTAATCATACTAGAGCAAATCATTAAATATACATAAACATCACACCATTCATGTACAAGGTACAAGCCTCTAGTGCATAATTATTTCAAAGCATACATTCATCCGAATTTTCATACGAATTCCAACTCCACTTTATGCATTCGTCATTCATTTCATGCCATTACATTCGTTATATTCGACTTTTATAAATCTTACTTTATTGCCAACGATCTACATAACTTTACATAACTTATTACATCTTCTAATACTTAACAGGAACATAAAACGGGCATTTCTGAGGAGTATGGGAACTTAAATTATAACTCATAAGCTCTCGATTCATCATAGTTCATTAGTCCGTATTTACTTCATTCGCATTCCTACATTTCATACTTTATCCACTTTTTGGACTTTTGGCATTCATTCGTGTCATTTCGACACATTACTCTCGACCTTTACAAGTCTCTTTCCATCGTAACCACTAATTGTCGTTAGATATATCTTATTAGGCATTATTTGGACTCTACATGAACACTTAAATAGGCTTTCGGACAATCCGGTAACTCGAAACGcgaaaataatacaaaaataaaattttCAGCGGATTGATATTCcacaagccgtcggcgacggacttacacccgtcggcgacgggtcatGAATTGTGGCGTCGGCCACTTTTGCCCGTCGACAGACGATTAAGGCGTCAGAACTaagggggcgtcggcgacggcatggaagcccgtcggcgacggcccttcctttgttaaaatgctgaaaattTTTGCCCAGACACAGCTGTGTTGATTATCTGAGTACAATGTCACACAGCTGTGTCAGCCTTGCTATACACCCTGATCTCAGCAACAAGCATCAATGGTCCACACAGCTGTGTCTCTTAACGACACACCTGTGTACGACGCCAGATCAGATAAAACCCAACGTTTAACTCCCATTTTTACTATTTCGCATacttaacttaaatatttatcataAACACACTATACATActtgtgtttaacaaaaactgaaagttttacctcattggcgatctcGGAGCGAGCACACTTTTACACGAGCCATCGGTTTGAGTTCGAGCACTATGACTTTTGCCCGAATCCCTCAaactttggctctgataccaacttgtaaggtcCACTTttccataataataataatttacttaCAAAAATAATTTAAAGACATCAAAATACCAAATTTGATACATAACGAAATTCTTAcgaaaattgggcatgacccgttcgtaaaacgAACATGCCCCCCTGTTTTTAACATAATAAACTAACGACAATCTACGGCCCATTTTAACTTTAAACTTCCCAAAACGAAGACAACAAGTTTTTAAGTATATGACTTCTAACAAGATTAAACAAAATAACAAGACATGGACCCAAAAGTGTGCATAtaactagcggaagcgcttggtataaTAAGGCATGGACACGTGCTCGCTCCATATCTCCAAATCGCCTAAAGTGGAGTTTTACCTACATTAACAACCAAATGTTAAGGGTTAGTTATCACATTTATTAAATCATAATTCTTTCGTTTTAACTCCATCCATACAAGAACTTTCATTCTTTTTacgcattcgactacccaaataattgggtttagcataaacactctcattgagagttaagcatacacgttcgacccgtttaattgggtttggaataaacactctcattgagagttaagcatacacgtttgacccgtttaattgggtttggcataaacactctcgttgagagttaagcatacacgttcgacccgtttaattgggtttggcataaacactctcgttgagagttaagcatacacgttcgacccgtttaattgggttatttgctttcaacattactCTTCATTCTATCCGCATAACGGATTAAGCTTTCAACATTCATTATGGCATTCGAAGCTATCCGTTCAAACGGATGGCATTCATCTCTACTTGACACGATTTAATTTAAATCGGTCAAAATGTATAGCTTAACACAACTTTCGTTAGCATACCCAAATCCACAAAGgatttgttatttacttgctatTTACCACGATTGTCATACAAGGATAGTTCTACATCAAGTTAAGTAAAAAGAGAATTTAACAAAGATTTGTATGCAACGGAACATACCTCGGTCTTGCGTGCCTTCCGTTTTCCtaatgcttgtaccttcttccttcacgcctacattacaacattcattcattcatttagTTCATCTACTTCGTTCTACCATTTTTTTCCAAGTTACTCCTAAATTCAtctcttaagcatttcatcaaacacttggtaggCATCATAGTTAAGGTACATGGTACAAGTCTAAAAAGCATATTCTTACTAGTTAATCATCACACAACAATTTCATTCATTCAATTTCACCTAGCTACATCATTCTAtatcaatttcattcattattcaagTATTACAACAAGCTTATACACTAACTTCCTAGTTTTATGATTTCTCATAATCATCAAACCCTTACTAACTTCTTAACAAGTGGGTTTTTGCTATAATCCTTTCATGCAacctaaaatcaacaaaatttCTGTTCTAGGAAGCAATTCTAACTAGGATTTCCCACAATAGATACAAGAATTCGCATTTGGGTTTAACCCCTTACTCTAAAATTCATCTTTTCAAGAAATTAAACTTACCCTTTCACTATGTATGCATAGATAATCGATAAACTTGAGACATGCAACTGACTAGACTTGAATTTCTTGATCAATTGAGTAGATTAGCAATGGCAAGGGTTTTCACCCTGTTCTTCTGTTCGATCGATCCCAGGAACGCACCCAGGGGTGTGTTTTTGGGTTTCTACCTTTTAATTCCCTAATTAATAAAGCTTTCACATTACACCCCTCCAAGTTTAATAAATATCTAATTCAAGCATCTTTCCAACATTAACTTATATCTTATCATATCCCGTCAACTAAGTTAGTTTATTTGTTCACTttcatttattttaatattaaccGATTTATGGGGCGTTACACATATTATCATAAATTCTCGATCATATTAAGTTTTATCATTATTTATCGTGTTtttcatttttggggtgttacaattagAACATGACACTTCTTCATAGTTTCATACTAACTTAATAAACTTCCATGCCTAGTTATAATATtttagatttgtcaaatgctATAAACTTTAATAAtggtaaaattttatatttaccATTTCTTTTCACTAGGGTATTGAACTTAAACATTTTAACATGTCGTAcggaatttggggtgttacactaaCCCGTGGTCACTTATTCATCACGCGTTCTTCTCTGTGATACACCATCACCACTGCAACTTATAACACATTGACATAGCCACACATAGCCATAGTCACGCTTGAAGATATTTGTGATGCTGCACATGTTCGGTTGTTTTTCAATGGTAGATATTTGTGTGCTGAGTGAtaggcatttccactaaaatccatcactagtgatggaataaagctcgatgacgtggcggaacttgattggatgttgtgtgacgaggtatgacccgaaACGGCTAACCCGACCCGATCAgtacctattattttattataaatatataattacacATGTTTATTCTAGAATGTTCCATTCTGCATGGATAAACCACGTAACCAAATCCCCAATCttttgggaagatcatgcaaatccctaacttatcggagcccatcctaagttagaggaaaccctaatggtaaactataaatGGAGGTAAACATCAAAGGTATAGACATTCTGCTCtcgtttactctctctctctctctctctctatatatatatatatatatatatatatattctttacTCCCAAACCGATACTTATTCTCATGCtagagggtggttacaggaataaccccattcctgtaacgagtcctaacggtgttctgttttgcagtcaGCTGTTCAGATTGCCAAGAGTTGAAGTCCTAGTCGGAGCCTACCGTTCAGgttagtgtttcttcattggcgccatctgTGGGACCATTCGGTAACATCTGTGAACTTAGACCCAATGGCAAGCGATCAGAACACTGCAACAACACCAAACCAAGCGGTGATAACCAGTAATCCGTCGCTGGCAACGAGTTCGGTGGTTACCTCTATGCCGGCTTCACCCGCCATAACCAGGTCTTTGGACCTGGAGTTTGAAGCAAAAGCACCACCGGGGTTCGCAAACGCCTCAGTTACTCCCTCTGGGACGGCAGCCGCGGACCCCCTTGCATACACCTAATGGCAGTTACGACCGGTGGCTACaacaaccacaaccaccactgtTTCTACCCCAGCATCGACGACAAGTGCACAGACTATACGTCACAACACCATGCCCGTTATCACATCCGTGGGTCCAGGCAACCTTACACAGCAGATGTGCATGGCCCAGTATTATCAGCCGCCTATCACGCACGCTATGCCACCGCTTTATACGGCGGCGCTTACAGCAGCGTTGTCTACGCCACCCCCATCAACCAGTAATCATGCCTGCTGGAATTATGAATGCTCCAGTCACACCTGGGAATCAAGCTTATTTCCTAGGATACTATTATGCACCTCCTTACGGGTACCTACCCCCGTACAACAACCAGACGTATTCACCTCAGATGACAGCGCACAGTTATGCTCAGCAGCCGCTATACGCGGCCTACATGCCACCCTGGTGGTCTTTCCCAATTTCACAGCCAACTTACGGTCAATCCCCGCCTACGGCGGAGCCCAACCCCCTGTCACCCAGATCAAGACCTCATTTTTCTCCAAACGAGGGGTCCCAGCTCCACGCTCAACATCACCACAGCCCAACCCCCTGTCACCCAGGGGATAAGCTAGGGCGGGGTGACTCAACAAGTACAGCCCATCAACATGGAAGATGACGACCTTACCAGGCCTTACAAGCCTGCGGACGCTACTTTCAGGTCCAAATTTACAAGAAGAATTGCTGAAGCCCCGATCAAGGAGAAACCTAAGATGCCCTAGAAAGTGGGCAAATATGATGGTTTGAGTGATCCTGCTGACTACCTTAATTTGTTCAAAAGCGCAGGAGTGGTAGCCTGTTGGCCCATGCCTCTCTGGTGCAAGATGTTTGTTCAAACGCTGGTAGGGGCGGCACGAGTATGGTGGGATAGTCTTCCTGTGGGAGAAATTGACAGTTTTGAAGATTTAGTAACCAAGTTCCAGCTACAATTCAGTCAACAGAGGCGACACACAAAAGATCGTAACGAACTCCTCCATATTCGTCGGCGAGACAATGAGACAGTGGAGAGTTTCATCGtcagatttaacaaagaaattttgGCAATCCCAGGTATAACAAACGATTTGGCCGGCAGTGCTTTCCTACAAGGAGTAAACGATGACGAGCTATTAAGGACACTGTATGGAAGGGATAGTGTGCCCTCCACCATAGACAAATCCTGAGAATAGCCAAAGTGTATGTCACACAAGAAAAGACTGTGGCGGCCAGTCATGCTGCTAACAAGAAAAAGGAGGCACAAAAAAGCCAAGAGGACAGGGAGCAGCGAAACTCTAAGGGCAAAAACAGAGGAGATAGATTCCAGAAAAGTGACAGGTCAGACTCACGATACGACAGGTCCAGGAGCTCATATTTAAGAAACGAATCCTCCTCCAAGTCAAGGTCTGAATACCCTAACCTGAGTAAAACGCCGGCAGAAATCCTGGCTTCTGAGAACCTGAAATTCAACCCTCCCAAGCCATTGAAAGACGCGCCCAACAAAGACACCAGCAAATACTGTGAATATCACAAGGGCCGTGGCCATGATACCAACGATTGCTATCAGTTGAAGAAGCAAATCGAATACTTCGTGAAGGCGGGTAAGTTGGCTCACCTGGTTCGGGATATAAAGCAGGGTCCGCTCCCTAACAAGGAAGACACTGACAAAGGTGCGGGCAAGAGACATCGGGAATTGAACATGGTTTACGCTGATAAGGGAAAGGGAGCAAAGCGGAGTTTCTCCACGCTCGAGCCCTGGATGCTTGCAACCATAACGGTCGAACCATGTGTTGAGGATTTACACCTCACCATTGACCCCCTCATCATATCCGCCGCAGTAGGCGATTACAACATGAGAAGGATCCTGTTGGACACCGGAAGCTCTGAAGACATAATCTACGAACACTGTTTCAACAGGATGCAACCGGAAGACAAGAAGCTTCTCGAATCAGTACAAGCCCCTATTAAGGGGTTCACTGGAGAAAAAGTTGACCCAATTGGTCAAATAACCTTTCCTGTAACATTCGGACACGCCCCTCGCGAAAGAACCATACTCCTCACATTTCTTGTGGTACGTGCCGAATCCTACCACAATGTGATAATTGGAAGGTTTACACTGGGAAAACTAGACGTTGTCGTCTCCACGGCGCGTGGGTTCATGAAGTTCCCCACCCCGCGGGGGATCGCAACAATTTACCGGGACAAGTTAGGTGAAGTTTTAGATACTAAAAGATGCCGTTAAGGACCTACCGGTATCATCGGCCCATAAAGGTGGGTTTTGAGCACACGCCATCCTGAGCAAACAGTTACAATAGGAGACGGCCTCTCTCCTGAGGTTAAAAACAACTTGAAACAATTGCTAAGGAGGAACGCCGATATCTTTGCTTTTGAACACTCTGATATGACCGGGATACCCCGGGATAAGGCAGAACACAGGTTAGCTATGCTCCCAGGCATCAAGCCAGTGGCCCAAGGAAAGCGTAGCATGGCCCCGGATCGAAAAGAAGCAGTAGTAAAAGAAGTACGAAAACTGGTTGAAGCTGTAATCCTCCGGGAAACTAAATATCATACATGGGTATCAAACCCCGTTATGGTCAAAAAACCAGATGGCACATGGCGGATGTGCATTGACTTCAAAGATTTGAACAAGGCCTACCCTAAAGACGCTTATCCGCTACTCGAGATGGATTTCAAGGTTGACTCTTTAGTCCCTTATTGGTACAAGTGTTTCTTAGACACCTATAAGAGTTACCACCAGATCAAGATGTCAagagaagacgaagaaaaaaTAGCGTTTCACACTGATATAAACATCTTTTGCgacaccaaaatgccttttggtctaCGAAATGCTGGGGCCACTTATCAACGTCTCATGGACAATGCCTTTGAGAAGCAAATTGGCAGAAATTTGGAGGTTTATGTTGATGACCTAGTGATCAAGAGCAGGGAGGAAAAACAAATGCTTGAAGacatcgaggaaaccttccaaaagTTGAGAGAATACAACATTAAAATCAACCCCAAAAAGTGTTCATTCGGGGTAGAAGAAGGTAAGTTCTTGGGGGTAGTGGTCACCCGGGATGGCTTTAAAGCTAACATGGAAAAGTTAGCCGCTATAACGCGAATGCCCTCTCCCAGAACTTTAAAAGAGGAACAAGCACTGAATGGGCATTTAGTGGCCATAAACACGTTCCTGGCAAGACACGCCGAGAGATCTTTGCCATTTATAAAGACGTTGAAAGACTGCCTCAACAAGAAAAACTTCAAATGGACCAGTGAAGCAGAAGAGGCCTTACAAGACATGAAGCGGTTCATTGAAAAGCTACCTATTTTGACAGCGCCATACCTAGAGGAACTTTTAAAGATGTACCTGGCGACAGCCCACAATGCTGTAAGCACAGTTCTCATGGTGGAAAGGGATGGCAAACAAACGCCCATATACTACATTAGCCGAGTACTAGCGGGACCTGAAATGCGGTATCCAACACTTGAAAAACTGGTACTTGCATTAGTCCACGCTACCCGGCGTCTCCGAAGATACTTCCAGGGGCACCGCGTGCAGATCTTAACAAACTATCCCCTACAGCAAATCTTACACAAACCAGAAATCTCTAGGAGGTTGGCcaaatgggcaattgagctgggAGCCCTAGACATTGAATATCGGAAACGAACAACAATCAAGGGGCAAGTAATCGCCGACTTCCTAGCTGAAATTCCCGATGGAGAAGTGATACAAGACCCGTGGTCAATGACATACTCGATTCTAGCACAGCCAGGCTGTAAGACCCTTAGTCCAATTATacgattattatataaatttcgaCTATAATAGTGTATTTACGGTTAACCATACACTAAAAATACAAGTTCGTCAAAACATTTTAAGAAATAAAACATTTCCACATTTTATAAAACATTCCTCGTTTAAAACGTGACGCCGAATTATTTCGCGGAAGCGTTGTTCtttatgtgttcggttcttcatttaGCTTGATCGTCATCCGGTAACTCAAatagtacctacatttcataaaataTGAAATGAGTTAAGTCATATAGGCTTAAAACATGTCTAAACGAGTAGGAATGTTCATTAAATAGTAGGGGTTTTTACTGAATAGTAGGAGTTTTCACTGTACAGTAGAAGTATTCACTGTACAGTAGGAGTGTTCACTGAACAGTAGGGGTTTTccaaattattcgacccgttcgtgcatttatcaaaCAAAAAAGTTTGTTTGACCGCTATTTCTCATGAACCTATTTAATTCAATGATGTTTATCATATTAGGTTCCAATTACAGGTTCATATACCTTCTTAAACCCCTTTTCgctcatatgcttattttgacccattaagggtatttaagcatattttaagcacGAATTGCTTTCGTTCGTTTCTAAATGCATATGTCCACATTTCTTATCAAATGATCTCctaccacaactatatttgtggtggattcaTTGTGGTGATTTATATATTCTGAGTTTTACCATTCAgatcattattttacggcaaagactcttcTGGAGTCATTTGACCAATATTTTACATTTTTCACCTTTTatacttattcaaagtatttATTTCATCATATAAGtcatttccaaacaacctttaagggtcatttgctcgatttagcttacaagggcgttttagtcaattttagtccttctttAACGACGAAGGACTTTTAATACTTGTTTGACCCCAAAATCCGACCTTTTAACCATAATCTTGTTTAGAAACCATTAGGTTTCTAAAACACCATGATTATAACTTAAATTATTCAGTTTACCTATAAGATAACCGAATATTCATTTTCAACTTCACTTAACTCTCATTGAACCTGACGTTCTAAATGAGTAGTTAACCTAtcatacatacctggctcggatcaacataTTGACCCATTTAATGCTTTTCTTAATAAACGCTAATTAATAGCGATGCAAATTTCCATTCGATATATATTCCTGTAATCATACACTTGACAAAGTCATTAGTCGATATCgtcaaagggtgatattttcaccttttgacccgtttagtctaaATGACTGTTTATCTTTGCAAGATGATATTTACTATCATCTCATCTACATgactgacgtgatgtcgtggttaCAATCAAATTTAATACAAATACAACTaaatagatagcggtaagtgggtatcgaacacagggagtttgtggaaaatgtgttatttgagaGTTTATCTAATTtaactaaattaatctaattgcaaGAAAGATAAGATTCAAGAGTTTATGtgagtgaattggttttagactaaattaaactaattaaaattCAAGAGAAAAGAGTTGGTTGTAAACagattagagacaaatgaccatcctaagCTTCCGGTTTTGTTTCAACAATTGTGCTATCATttactagaaagaactacatagacatagttcatatgaaattacttgttgtgataaaagggaactaagtactcataTTCCTAGAaggtgaggttgttacccgatgaccaattgacccttacccaatcctaattctacccatgatatctcgattgccaatggcaccaagaacgtatggtttcaaagaAGAA is from Helianthus annuus cultivar XRQ/B chromosome 9, HanXRQr2.0-SUNRISE, whole genome shotgun sequence and encodes:
- the LOC110876791 gene encoding uncharacterized protein LOC110876791 — its product is MPVITSVGPGNLTQQMCMAQYYQPPITHAMPPLYTAALTAALSTPPPSTKILASENLKFNPPKPLKDAPNKDTSKYCEYHKGRGHDTNDCYQLKKQIEYFVKAGKLAHLVRDIKQGPLPNKEDTDKGAGKRHRELNMVYADKGKGAKRSFSTLEPWMLATITVEPCVEDLHLTIDPLIISAAVGDYNMRRILLDTGSSEDIIYEHCFNRMQPEDKKLLESVQAPIKGFTGEKVDPIGQITFPVTFGHAPRERTILLTFLVVRAESYHNVIIGRFTLGKLDVVVSTARGFMKFPTPRGIATIYRDKLGEVLDTKRCR